One region of Eremothecium gossypii ATCC 10895 chromosome II, complete sequence genomic DNA includes:
- the IPI3 gene encoding chromatin-binding/pre-rRNA-processing protein IPI3 (Syntenic homolog of Saccharomyces cerevisiae YNL182C (IPI3)), whose product MDEQVIFTTAVSGTVCQVHSVGQANLRQCAASTPNSAVLMGDKLLVAQANKALINVYSVDSRSKKEALEQRLPLPEQLSCLAVVENHTGDAGVHQQLPYLLLGSTPSGKLYVWEAGSGKLLTVKAMAHYQAITKMQAIINGKYVVTAGADSRLIIWQTASLVLEEEPKPLYVLHDHTLAITDFAVSNAHNGKYLNSKLYTVSEDMTVRCYQLSSQLEQPQLLATFTFPLALTSIALDPADRCLYVGTREGAFALPLFYKLDSSGATLVNLLQPGKHQIYSIVPEQAGVEVNKQELYRMGQLLCSKMLSCHVSLIRVSMDGSMVLLATGSGNCVVVDTYSKQPVKELAPLLAPGTQTGPVSNIITRSMTVKSDSLLQDLNLADARATEAIKIPALAKTVFDKTGTHDIIYCAPTDTLSSVLPRALDLPQYLDMIAEEDSVFANTPVTRSTVKVVGELAPAKAEALPASSAEAQQSADDTDAEVARLRESLQQLTGAYKDLRALHEKLYEEHEKLLQTSK is encoded by the coding sequence ATGGATGAACAAGTTATTTTTACCACCGCTGTTTCAGGCACTGTTTGCCAAGTCCATTCGGTGGGTCAGGCTAACCTACGACAATGCGCTGCCTCCACACCCAATAGTGCAGTCCTAATGGGAGACAAGCTACTCGTCGCACAGGCAAATAAAGCACTGATTAATGTTTACAGCGTGGACAGTCGTTCGAAGAAAGAGGCTCTCGAGCAGAGACTTCCCCTTCCTGAGCAATTGAGCTGTTTAGCGGTCGTAGAGAATCATACGGGAGATGCCGGGGTTCACCAACAGCTGCCATACCTGCTGTTGGGCTCCACTCCATCAGGTAAACTATATGTGTGGGAGGCCGGTTCTGGGAAGTTGCTTACTGTGAAGGCGATGGCTCATTACCAGGCCATTACCAAGATGCAGGCGATCATCAACGGGAAGTACGTCGTTACAGCGGGTGCAGATTCCAGACTCATTATTTGGCAGACCGCTTCTCTAGTGCTCGAGGAGGAACCAAAGCCGTTGTACGTTTTACACGATCATACTCTTGCCATCACCGATTTCGCGGTATCCAACGCACACAACGGAAAGTACCTGAATTCCAAGCTGTATACCGTCTCCGAGGACATGACAGTGCGGTGCTATCAGCTAAGTTCACAGCTGGAGCAGCCACAGCTACTTGCTACTTTCACCTTCCCCCTCGCATTGACCTCTATTGCACTTGATCCCGCTGATCGCTGTCTCTATGTGGGGACGCGCGAAGGTGCCTTTGCCCTGCCGCTCTTCTATAAGCTGGACAGTAGCGGGGCTACGCTAGTTAACTTGCTGCAGCCGGGTAAACACCAGATATACTCCATTGTTCCAGAACAAGCAGGTGTTGAAGTTAATAAGCAAGAACTATACCGGATGGGACAGCTGCTTTGCAGCAAGATGCTCTCCTGCCATGTGAGCTTGATTCGGGTTTCAATGGATGGCAGTATGGTACTGCTAGCTACTGGGAGCGGAAACTGTGTGGTGGTTGACACCTATTCCAAACAACCGGTGAAAGAATTGGCACCTTTGCTCGCTCCAGGTACCCAGACAGGCCCTGTAAGCAACATTATTACACGTTCCATGACAGTTAAGTCGGATTCATTATTACAGGATCTCAATTTGGCGGATGCCCGGGCCACAGAGGCAATCAAGATCCCAGCGCTCGCAAAAACAGTCTTTGATAAGACTGGTACACATGATATAATATATTGCGCTCCCACGGATACATTGTCCTCCGTATTGCCGCGTGCTCTCGATTTACCACAATATTTGGACATGATTGCAGAGGAAGACAGTGTTTTCGCAAACACTCCAGTCACACGCAGCACGGTAAAGGTTGTTGGAGAGCTCGCGCCTGCCAAGGCAGAAGCTTTGCCTGCCTCATCCGCTGAAGCCCAGCAGTCTGCAGATGATACGGATGCCGAGGTCGCTCGTCTCCGTGAAAGCCTGCAACAGTTGACTGGCGCATACAAGGATCTCCGTGCCCTACATGAGAAGCTCTACGAGGAACATGAGAAACTGCTGCAAACTAGCAAGTGA
- the PBR1 gene encoding putative oxidoreductase (Syntenic homolog of Saccharomyces cerevisiae YNL181W), protein MPLNILGTLIFEGTDKIPFYPQIKRYAPYVAVIGGLKYWLRGRSNTWERNLHGKVYIVTGATSQGMGTSVVLDMARRGAQLVILTRSTDEWASEWCEQLREQSNNQLIYLEKCDLADLHQVRKFATTWLDNSPPRRLDGCIIMSGDIEPLGWPWARGIAPRRFSPYGVEIQVATNFAGTFHLLHLLQPSFKAQPPDRNVRIIVTTCFLQALGTANVEDPLWLKDSGLRSLRLFSSSKLQLSLCMLELQRRMFQDIKKTSKDGRSGKNISVTLVDPGLMRSSSLRRVVSNGSVWLLLMLYCGILYPIIWLIAKSGYRGAQVVLHALMSPELEEVNRADPESVLYLVDCQKAPFARSEFKDTELQKKLYDATVERIMALEKKVAAKRNIAKNTK, encoded by the coding sequence ATGCCTTTAAACATATTGGGGACCTTGATCTTTGAGGGGACAGACAAAATCCCATTCTATCCGCAAATAAAGAGGTATGCACCATATGTGGCGGTAATTGGAGGGCTCAAGTACTGGCTTCGGGGTCGCTCAAACACCTGGGAGCGCAATCTGCATGGGAAGGTATATATTGTAACTGGTGCGACCAGCCAAGGGATGGGTACCTCCGTGGTGTTAGATATGGCGCGGCGGGGGGCGCAATTGGTGATTCTGACGCGGTCGACGGATGAGTGGGCGTCCGAATGGTGCGAGCAGCTCCGCGAACAGAGCAACAACCAACTGATCTATCTGGAAAAGTGCGACCTGGCGGACCTACACCAGGTGCGGAAGTTTGCGACCACGTGGTTGGACAACTCCCCTCCCCGCAGACTGGACGGGTGCATAATCATGTCAGGGGACATAGAGCCTCTTGGATGGCCTTGGGCGCGCGGAATTGCACCTCGGCGGTTCAGTCCGTACGGTGTGGAGATACAAGTGGCGACGAACTTTGCAGGCACATTCCACCTATTGCATTTGCTACAGCCGAGCTTCAAGGCGCAGCCGCCAGATCGGAACGTGCGCATCATTGTGACCACGTGCTTCCTGCAGGCTCTCGGCACCGCGAACGTGGAGGACCCTCTCTGGCTCAAGGACAGCGGCTTGCGCTCGTTGCGACTATTCAGCAGCTCGAAGTTGCAGCTCAGCCTGTGTATGCTCGAGCTACAGCGCAGGATGTTCCAAGATATAAAGAAGACCTCCAAAGATGGCCGAAGCGGCAAGAACATCAGCGTGACTCTCGTGGACCCAGGCCTCATGCGGTCTTCCTCCCTGAGACGGGTTGTGAGCAACGGCTCTGTTTGGCTCCTGCTAATGCTCTACTGCGGAATCCTCTATCCAATCATATGGCTCATTGCGAAGAGTGGGTACCGAGGCGCCCAGGTGGTGCTCCATGCGCTAATGTCTCCCGAACTCGAGGAAGTCAATAGGGCCGACCCCGAATCGGTCCTGTATCTCGTCGACTGCCAGAAGGCGCCCTTTGCACGCTCAGAATTCAAGGACAcggagctgcagaagaagTTGTATGATGCGACAGTCGAGAGGATCATGGCCCTCGAGAAAAAGGTAGCAGCCAAGAGAAACATAGCTAAGAATACTAAATAG
- the RHO5 gene encoding Rho family GTPase RHO5 (Syntenic homolog of Saccharomyces cerevisiae YNL180C (RHO5)) — MCFSQSGRLSAQAADTMRSIKCVVIGDGAVGKTSLLISYTTNSFPQDYIPTVFDNYSTTIAVQDPASSTGEQQLFKLNLWDTAGQEEYDRLRPLSYPQTDIFLICFSINEPVSFQNIRDKWFPEIKHNTNYENMELFLECGKYPILLVGTKADLRDDDHEEDRLREMNTDFVSQAEIERVVQDCGFMGYVECSAATQEGVREVFERAVKYVVYEPDRLMNRSKNMSILVNSPLPLDSYANEDASNPKNKGGDPSAGSGPLKKAVGDDGAHGKELRVSADKLKKKRRKRSRCTIL, encoded by the coding sequence ATGTGTTTTTCGCAGAGCGGCAGGTTGTCAGCACAAGCGGCAGACACGATGAGATCTATCAAGTGCGTAGTTATCGGGGACGGGGCAGTCGGTAAGACGTCGCTGCTGATCTCCTACACGACCAACAGCTTCCCGCAGGACTATATCCCGACGGTGTTCGACAACTACTCGACGACGATTGCGGTGCAGGACCCGGCGTCGTCGACGGGGGAGCAGCAGTTGTTCAAGCTGAACCTGTGGGACACGGCGGGGCAGGAGGAGTACGACCGGTTGCGGCCGCTGTCGTACCCGCAGACGGACATCTTCCTCATATGCTTCAGCATCAACGAGCCGGTGAGCTTCCAGAATATCCGGGACAAGTGGTTTCCGGAGATCAAGCACAACACGAACTACGAGAACATGGAGCTGTTCCTGGAGTGCGGCAAGTACCCGATCCTGCTGGTGGGGACGAAAGCAGACCTGCGCGACGACGATCACGAGGAGGACCGGCTGCGGGAAATGAACACGGATTTCGTGTCGCAGGCGGAGATCGAGCGCGTGGTGCAGGATTGCGGCTTTATGGGGTATGTGGAGTGTTCTGCGGCAACACAGGAGGGCGTGCGCGAGGTGTTTGAGCGCGCAGTGAAGTACGTGGTCTACGAGCCCGACCGGCTGATGAACCGCAGCAAGAACATGTCGATCCTGGTAAactcgccgctgccgctggaTAGCTACGCGAACGAGGATGCAAGCAACCCCAAGAACAAGGGCGGCGACCCGAGTGCGGGCAGCGGGCCACTGAAAAAGGCGGTTGGCGATGACGGCGCGCACGGCAAAGAGCTTCGCGTTTCCGCGGACAAGCTCAAGAAAAAGAGGAGGAAGAGATCTAGATGTACGATCCTTTAA
- the RPS3 gene encoding 40S ribosomal protein uS3 (Syntenic homolog of Saccharomyces cerevisiae YNL178W (RPS3)): protein MVAVISKKRKLVADGVFYAELNEFFTRELAEEGYSGVEVRVTPTTTEVIIRATRTQDVLGENGRRINELTLLVQKRFKYQPGTIVLFAERVQERGLSAVAQAESLRFKLLNGLAIRRAAYGVVRYVMESGAKGCEVVISGKLRAARAKSMKFSDGFLIHSGQPVNDFIDTATRHVLLRQGVLGIKVKIMKDPSKSRTGPKALPDAVKILEPKDEDAVVEPSVKDYRPKAPPAQEQAQAQAQVQA from the coding sequence ATGGTCGCTGTTATTTCCAAGAAGAGAAAGCTAGTCGCTGACGGTGTGTTCTACGCCGAGCTAAACGAGTTCTTCACCAGAGAGCTTGCCGAGGAGGGCTACTCcggcgtggaggtcagaGTGACCCCAACGACCACCGAGGTGATCATCCGTGCCACCAGAACCCAGGATGTCCTAGGTGAGAACGGTAGAAGAATCAACGAGTTGACCCTTTTGGTGCAGAAGAGATTCAAGTACCAGCCAGGCACCATCGTTTTGTTCGCTGAGCGTGTGCAGGAGCGCGGTTTGTCCGCTGTTGCCCAGGCCGAGTCGCTAAGATTCAAGTTGTTGAACGGTCTAGCGATCAGAAGAGCCGCCTACGGTGTCGTCAGATACGTGATGGAGTCTGGCGCTAAGGGTTGCGAGGTCGTGATCTCCGGTAAGTTGAGAGCTGCCAGAGCCAAGTCCATGAAGTTCTCCGACGGTTTCTTGATCCACTCCGGTCAGCCAGTCAACGACTTCATTGACACCGCCACCAGACACGTTCTGTTGAGACAGGGTGTGTTGGGTATCAAGGTCAAGATCATGAAGGACCCATCGAAGAGCAGAACCGGTCCAAAGGCCTTGCCAGACGCCGTCAAGATCCTCGAGCCAAAGGACGAGGACGCCGTTGTCGAGCCATCCGTCAAGGACTACAGACCAAAGGCGCCACCTGCCCAGGAGCAGGCCCAGGCCCAGGCCCAGGTCCAGGCCTAA
- the SHR3 gene encoding Shr3p (Syntenic homolog of Saccharomyces cerevisiae YDL212W (SHR3)): protein MVKFTYKDACTVGSALIVSATTFIMGVFFANQAYDYHLLFNANMTQEHYDNALRHYQTLYFTAQPVLYIFGAIAIFGLLGSLIRIYKPNPELQLFEYGSLAMYVLGVCVFLTNIKTGINSAHYGNWGEVTQNQGLAVIASSNIILLVVFVGVLVLQGGLWYSEWEYEQRLETFMAEQEAENSAAPKEPAKGGKKSAKSKKE, encoded by the coding sequence ATGGTTAAGTTCACGTACAAGGATGCTTGCACTGTCGGGTCCGCGCTCATTGTGAGTGCGACGACGTTCATTATGGGTGTCTTCTTCGCCAACCAGGCCTACGACTACCACTTGCTGTTCAATGCGAACATGACGCAGGAACACTATGACAACGCCCTGCGCCACTACCAGACCCTTTACTTCACTGCCCAGCCAGTATTGTATATCTTCGGTGCTATTGCGATCTTTGGGCTGCTTGGATCCCTGATTCGGATCTACAAGCCCAACCCGGAACTGCAGCTGTTCGAGTACGGTTCGCTGGCCATGTACGTTCTGGGAGTGTGTGTGTTCTTGACCAACATCAAGACCGGCATCAATTCGGCGCACTACGGCAATTGGGGCGAGGTGACGCAGAACCAGGGTCTGGCTGTCATCGCGTCCTCGAATATCATCTTGCTGGTTGTCTTTGTGGGTGTGCTTGTGCTGCAGGGTGGCCTGTGGTACTCGGAATGGGAGTACGAGCAGCGCCTGGAAACCTTTATGGCAGAACAGGAGGCTGAGAATTCAGCTGCGCCTAAGGAACCGGCAAAAGGCGGCAAGAAATCCGCCAAGTCCAAGAAGGAATAA
- the MRPL22 gene encoding mitochondrial 54S ribosomal protein uL22m (Syntenic homolog of Saccharomyces cerevisiae YNL177C (MRPL22)), which produces MFSKSLAALCRIRCTDSVGIRSLTSSAALRATNSESSGSIFGSITKEVQHDERDSTKLTNRLAAQAGSAEGEAADGNDSVTLATDKTLQDYILARQRPVQSPAAQLLSPLKRRLYAANCAQNGGFYKKDTVVKLPGSSVRYQVKLTRDELDALEPSVYVRSYRIESSIKKATVLLRLLSGLDVKKALTQCHFSDKKVARDVAELLQRGIEDGKELGMDPNDLYIAQIWAGSDGQFQKRPDFKGRGRQGVIVHPRVHIRCILKTKSITKKRLENERLLKELNRKPWVQLASKPVRGSTGGVYKW; this is translated from the coding sequence ATGTTCTCGAAGTCGTTAGCTGCCTTGTGCAGGATAAGATGCACTGATTCTGTGGGAATCAGGAGCTTGACTTCGAGTGCAGCTCTGCGTGCTACGAACAGCGAGAGCAGTGGCAGCATCTTCGGCAGCATCACAAAGGAAGTACAGCACGATGAGAGGGACAGCACGAAGCTCACAAATAGGCTGGCAGCACAGGCAGGGTCTGCAGAGGGCGAGGCGGCGGATGGCAACGACAGTGTCACATTGGCGACGGACAAGACCTTGCAGGACTACATTCTCGCACGCCAGCGGCCCGTGCAGTCACCCGCTGCGCAGCTTCTGTCGCCACTAAAACGGCGGCTTTATGCTGCTAATTGCGCGCAAAATGGCGGCTTCTACAAGAAGGACACGGTGGTGAAGTTGCCCGGGTCATCGGTGCGGTATCAGGTGAAACTAACACGTGACGAGCTCGACGCCCTAGAGCCCAGCGTGTATGTCCGGTCGTACAGAATAGAGTCATCCATCAAGAAGGCGACAGTATTGCTCAGGTTGTTGAGCGGCCTGGACGTGAAGAAGGCGCTCACGCAGTGCCACTTTTCCGACAAGAAAGTTGCCCGTGACGTGGCCGAGCTTCTCCAGCGGGGGATCGAGGATGGGAAGGAACTCGGTATGGACCCGAACGACCTGTATATTGCGCAGATTTGGGCGGGCTCAGATGGACAGTTTCAGAAACGTCCAGATTTTAAGGGGCGGGGTAGACAGGGTGTGATTGTCCATCCACGTGTGCATATCCGGTGTATCCTGAAGACCAAGAGCATTACGAAGAAGAGATTGGAGAACGAGCGCCTTTTGAAGGAGCTCAACAGGAAGCCATGGGTGCAGCTGGCGTCCAAGCCCGTGAGAGGCTCCACtggcggtgtgtacaagTGGTAA
- the TDA7 gene encoding Tda7p (Syntenic homolog of Saccharomyces cerevisiae YNL176C (TDA7) and YDL211C), producing MGYNNTSSPIGSGHGSSGVEKASRPSSVQSTTQMGARHSESMNLSVSWLSTDAWSAAEFATLEGQRNRTESSGFTSTSSTSARSDRWAQTEEAVGTPQMTFVVYSQRYKLTASYTTLCTLIPTTTTLPYSEAATYSAPTTVITTDIAFYKGLVPGDDDKSAARVNGAQKRTIIGSVVGSVCGLLMCAMAAYYLLHLRRQRRKQYSVAREFTHELGRRLEYTTDPDEPAERAPPGRGAQRPTTRGGNARGDRQLEKTADPFGDEYAGLGHGPEAAALPVSGDAYFTSRYSYVSSMDETTTDQQSDNSYSSELDSIPIHLAPNERTDRQHMGAANTGSQSFLKEVI from the coding sequence ATGGGGTATAACAATACGAGCTCTCCAATAGGCTCAGGGCATGGGAGTTCGGGGGTGGAAAAGGCATCCAGGCCCAGTTCGGTGCAGTCGACGACGCAGATGGGAGCACGTCATTCCGAGAGCATGAATCTGTCCGTGAGCTGGCTCTCGACGGATGCGTGGAGCGCGGCGGAGTTTGCGACACTGGAGGGGCAGCGTAACAGGACAGAGAGCAGTGGGTTTACGAGCACGAGTAGCACGAGCGCGCGCAGTGACAGGTGGGCGCAGACAGAGGAGGCGGTGGGCACGCCGCAGATGACCTTCGTGGTCTACAGCCAGAGATACAAGCTGACAGCATCGTACACGACGCTCTGCACTCTGATTCCGACGACGACAACGCTGCCCTACTCGGAGGCCGCGACGTACTCCGCGCCCACGACGGTGATCACGACCGATATAGCCTTCTACAAGGGACTCGTGCCGGGGGACGACGACAAGTCCGCAGCGCGGGTGAATGGTGCACAGAAACGCACAATCATCGGCAGCGTGGTGGGCTCTGTGTGCGGCCTGCTGATGTGCGCGATGGCCGCGTACTACCTGCTGCACCtccgccggcagcgccgcaAACAGTACAGCGTGGCGCGCGAGTTCACGCACGAGCTTGGCCGCCGCCTGGAGTACACGACAGACCCGGACGAGCCTGCCGAGCGAGCGCCGCCCGGCAggggcgcgcagcgcccgACCACGCGCGGGGGCAACGCGCGGGGCGACCGTCAGCTGGAGAAGACCGCCGACCCCTTTGGAGACGAGTACGCAGGCCTTGGCCACGGCCCCGaagccgccgcgctgcccgtCTCGGGTGACGCCTACTTTACCAGCAGGTACTCCTACGTTAGTTCGATGGACGAAACCACAACCGACCAGCAGTCAGACAACTCGTACAGCTCAGAGCTAGACTCTATTCCGATACATCTTGCTCCGAACGAGCGCACGGACCGCCAGCATATGGGCGCTGCCAACACCGGGTCTCAGAGTTTTCTGAAGGAAGTCATCTGA
- the NOP13 gene encoding Nop13p (Syntenic homolog of Saccharomyces cerevisiae YNL175C (NOP13)), protein MSDEESATASKVDMQAKALSDPTKKRKAEDEIEIDLTQPVPLSKKQKRLLRRGKITLEQLSEKFNIDQKSIEEYKNEQKETAENDDAEPAAEEEPKPAPRKEKKFGVWIGNMAFDTTQEELRRFVVSKTAGMEAGEVTDADIVRVNMPLAKNDGKQIKNKGFAYVDFATSAQMDAVIGLSEAQLNGRNLLIKNAKSYDGRPAKNDLISMSKNPPSRILFVGNLSFDTTDELLKKHFQHCGEIVKIRMATFQDSGKCKGFAFVDFRDEAGATAALTDRSCRAIAGRPLRMEYGEDRSKRHVRSRPAPSLVDAEPHAPAPADPAPAPAPAPAPRAPRPRKPTRNDHHSRPKSSVALASAQRASAAIVPSQGKKVKFD, encoded by the coding sequence ATGTCAGACGAAGAATCGGCCACGGCCAGCAAAGTTGATATGCAAGCTAAAGCGCTAAGCGACCCCACCAAGAAGAGAAAGGCCGAGGATGAAATTGAAATCGACTTGACTCAACCAGTGCCCCTCTCAAAGAAGCAGAAACGTCTGCTGAGACGCGGTAAGATCACCCTCGAACAGCTCAGCGAGAAGTTCAACATCGATCAAAAGTCCATCGAGGAGTACAAGAACGAGCAAAAGGAAACAGCAGAGAACGACGATGCCGAACCAGCTGCCGAGGAGGAGCCAAAGCCTGCGCCCCGCAAAGAGAAGAAGTTCGGCGTCTGGATCGGTAACATGGCTTTCGACACCACGCAGGAGGAGCTTCGCCGCTTTGTTGTTTCCAAGACCGCTGGCATGGAGGCAGGCGAGGTCACAGACGCTGACATCGTGCGTGTGAATATGCCGCTGGCCAAGAACGACGGCAAACAGATCAAAAACAAGGGCTTTGCGTACGTGGACTTTGCGACTAGTGCGCAGATGGATGCAGTAATCGGCCTCAGCGAAGCACAGCTCAACGGACGCAACTTGCTGATCAAGAACGCCAAGAGCTACGACGGCCGCCCGGCGAAGAACGACCTCATCTCGATGTCCAAAAACCCTCCTTCTCGCATTTTGTTTGTCGGCAACCTCTCCTTCGACACCACCGATGAGCTGCTGAAAAAGCATTTCCAGCACTGCGGCGAGATCGTCAAAATCCGCATGGCCACCTTCCAGGACTCCGGCAAGTGCAAGGGTTTCGCCTTCGTTGACTTCCGCGACGAGGCCGGTGCCACCGCCGCCCTCACAGACCGCTCCTGTCGCGCCATAGCAGGTCGCCCGCTCCGGATGGAGTACGGCGAGGACCGCAGCAAGCGCCACGTCCGCAGCCGCCCGGCGCCCTCGCTCGTCGACGCCGAGCCTCATGCGCCTGCCCCCGCTGACCCAGCacccgcgcccgcgcccgcgcctgccCCTAGGGCGCCCCGGCCCCGCAAGCCCACGCGCAATGACCACCACAGCCGCCCTAAGAGCAGCGTCGCCCTCGCCTCCGCCCAGCGCGCCTCAGCCGCCATCGTTCCCTCTCAGGGTAAGAAGGTCAAGTTTGATTAG